From Mycolicibacterium nivoides, a single genomic window includes:
- a CDS encoding RNA ligase family protein, with protein sequence MSFDAPESANYAATIVKLPQGLLLEGLDNLVGVPMFGYQALTQKEGYELGALRVLFMAETQLDADYARENNLFREATLNRDASETGYLEPNARVKALRLRKHQSDALLMPLSSLAYTGYDVSTLKPGDTFDKLNGHTICRKYVAKGKKQATQGQPKVRKQVDERLFPKHLDTEHLFRNLHYFRDPKHEVVTQKLHGTSWRGGNIPVNRDKGWFERVVVNKWLRIATPDAEYQHRYGSRNVVKGRSENNHFYKSDLWAKFGEKLEGKIPENFMIYGELIGWVSEDEPIQRGYTYDLPPGQCELYVYRVATVNPKGVIADLSWEGVKDFCRTLELKTVPQLWSGFRWVPSGEGEEYAIREYSDNYLDIRLAEAPDAGEFDESPVPLSDRKTVDEGVCVRIEGQIPRVFKAKSPKFLEHETKQLDKGEVDLESVA encoded by the coding sequence ATGAGCTTTGATGCACCAGAGAGCGCAAACTACGCGGCGACAATCGTTAAGTTGCCACAGGGGCTTCTCCTGGAAGGTCTCGACAACCTGGTGGGCGTGCCCATGTTCGGCTACCAGGCGCTCACCCAGAAAGAGGGCTACGAGCTGGGCGCGCTGCGTGTGTTGTTCATGGCCGAGACTCAGCTTGACGCCGACTATGCGCGGGAAAACAACCTGTTCCGTGAGGCCACGCTGAACCGGGACGCCAGCGAGACCGGCTACCTAGAGCCGAATGCCCGCGTGAAGGCGCTCCGGCTGCGTAAGCACCAGTCAGACGCGCTGCTGATGCCGTTGTCGTCGCTGGCCTACACCGGCTACGACGTGTCGACGCTCAAGCCGGGCGATACGTTCGACAAGCTGAACGGCCACACGATCTGCCGCAAGTATGTGGCGAAGGGTAAGAAGCAGGCCACGCAGGGGCAGCCCAAGGTGCGTAAGCAGGTTGATGAGCGGCTGTTCCCGAAGCATCTGGACACGGAGCATCTGTTCCGGAACCTGCATTACTTCCGTGACCCTAAGCATGAAGTAGTGACGCAGAAGTTGCACGGCACGAGCTGGCGCGGCGGCAATATCCCGGTCAACCGCGACAAGGGTTGGTTTGAGCGGGTCGTTGTTAACAAGTGGCTGCGCATCGCTACGCCAGACGCCGAGTACCAGCACAGGTACGGCTCTCGGAACGTGGTTAAGGGCCGGTCGGAGAACAACCACTTCTACAAGTCCGACCTGTGGGCGAAGTTCGGCGAGAAGCTTGAGGGCAAGATTCCTGAGAACTTCATGATCTACGGCGAGCTTATCGGCTGGGTTAGCGAGGATGAGCCGATCCAGCGGGGCTACACCTACGACCTGCCGCCGGGGCAGTGTGAGCTTTACGTCTACCGCGTGGCGACCGTGAACCCTAAGGGTGTTATCGCGGACCTGTCATGGGAAGGCGTTAAGGACTTCTGCCGGACGCTGGAACTTAAGACGGTGCCGCAGTTGTGGTCCGGCTTTAGGTGGGTGCCGAGCGGTGAGGGTGAGGAATACGCCATTCGTGAGTATTCCGACAACTACCTAGACATTCGGTTGGCCGAGGCTCCGGATGCGGGCGAGTTCGATGAGTCTCCGGTGCCGTTGAGTGACCGTAAGACGGTTGACGAGGGTGTCTGCGTTCGTATCGAGGGCCAGATTCCGCGCGTCTTTAAGGCGAAGTCGCCGAAGTTCCTTGAGCACGAGACTAAGCAGTTGGATAAGGGAGAGGTTGACCTTGAGTCGGTGGCGTAA